DNA sequence from the Methanofollis formosanus genome:
GAGTTTCGCCTCGCCGTACGACCGCTTCAGTTCTCCGAACTCGACTTTCATTCCTCTCCCACGATGTCGGTGCCGCCCGGCGGGACGAAGGCGGCGATCGCCTCGGTGTTCAGGGCGACCCGCAGATTCTTCCAGGTATCTTCGCCGACCTGCTCTTTCAGGATCCGCTGGGCCTTCTTCGCGACGTCGTTGGGGCCGAAGGTGCCGGGCGTCAGTTCGAGGACATGCTCGGCCCGCTCCTTCACCGCTGCGATCGGCCCGCCGATCACCGCCACGCTCGGTTTGAACTGCACCCCGATGGCCGCCCCCAGGGTGACGTTACGGACATACCGCCGCTCGCCCCTGATGATGAACGCACCCCGCGCCACGTACTCGCCGGACTCGGGCGTCTTGCTCACCTGGTCGGGCCGTGCCATATAGACATCGGCGGTGAAGTGCCCGGCCTTCCAGGCATTCGAGTACGAGGCGGCAAACTGGGCCACCTCGTCTTCCAGATGGGCGGTCTCGCCCTTGACGATGACCACCGACCCGCCGTGCACGTCGGCATGCACGAAGGTGTCCTTCCCTTCCATGTAACGCTTCACCAGTTCCTCGTTCTGGGAGGCGTCCCTCCCGCCGAGGACCAGGACGCCGTCTGAGGTGTAGAACCACCTGAACCGGTGGAACCACTTCGCCTTCAGGATCGTGAAGGTCTCTTTGGGCTTCTCCTTCTTCTTCGGCACGCCGCGTGCCATCGCGTCGAGGGCGCCCTGCTTCTTCTTCTTGAACTTCTTGATCTGGTCGTAGTAGTGTTCCAGGTTTGTCTCCACGCCCTCGTGGACGTAGATCTTCACCCGCACCCCCTCCAGGTCGAGGTCAACGGCCGCATCGGCCGGGTGGACGGCCGCGATCACCCGGGCCGCCGGGAGGTCGCTCCCCTTCAGCACCGCCTCGATCTCCTGCCAGGAGCGCTCGCGGCTCGCCGGGTCCAGGACGGCGATCACCTCCTGCACCACGGTGTAGTTGGTGTAGACGGCCTCGATCGCCTTCTCGGCCCTGGCGACCTTCCCGTCGAACTTCTTGATCGCCGCCTCCTGCTGCTGGCGGATCACCTCCTCCCTGGAGAGTTTCGGCTTCTTCTTCTCGGCCTTCTTCTCGGCCGCCGTCATCGGGTAGAAGGCTTCCAGCGCCTCGTTGTAGGTCGAAAACGCCTTCTGCTCCTCGCCGATCCCCCCGACCGGCCAGCACCCCTTATCGGTGATCACCGGGTGGCGGTCCCCCTCGATCGTCGCAAGGGTCCGGTGGAAGGCCGCATAGACCGCCCCGGCATCGGCCTCAGGGGCGGGCATGTTCTTGTCGAGTCCGGCGTCGGCACAGATCACCTCGGCATATTTCCCGCCGAGGAGACAGCTGACGGCCAGCGTCCTGACCAGGTCGCGATCCGATGCCGCGAGCATCGCGGCAAACCCCTCCTCGTCGTACCCGCTGCAGTCGGTCCCCTCGGGAAGGGCGTAGGGCTCGCCGGGCACGACCGCCCGGTCCTTGAACCGGTGGTGCCAGAGCGGTTTGATGATCATGCCGTCATCGCCGATGAGGACGATGTTGCCGTCGTCGAAGAGTTCGAAGACGAGCCTGAGCGTCCCCCCCTTCTTTCCGACATCGATATAGAAGATCCGCTGGAGGCCGTACTGCCCGACCTCCACCACCTTCCCCCCATCCAGGTGCTTGCGCAGCAGCATCGCGTAACTGAGGGGAAACTTCGGGGCCTCGGGGAGGGAACCGACGAGGTGGGCCCGCCGGCCGACCTCGACGAAGAAATGATATTTGGCTCCCTCCTCGCCATTGAGCCTGATGCCCAGGGTCCTGGTGTCGTACTGGTAGATCTTGCCCACCCAGAGCGGAAGCATCGCCGAAAGCTCGGCCGTCATCGCCCTGACGTCGATCCCGCTCATCCCCTTCTGGTCTGCCATGAATTATACCAAATTAAATATGGCTTTGGCACCAAGAAATAGTCTACTGATGCGTGATGAGCGAGGAGGAACAGTTGGAAATAACGCCTGAAGCGCCGAAAGGGAAGGGCGCGGACGAAACGGCGCAGAAACAGGCTGCGCATATGCAGCGGATCAAACGGACTCTGGTGGCCTGTTTTATGGGTATCGCCATGGGTCTGGTCTCGTTCTATGTCTCCGGTGCGGTAGACCCCGCGACCGGGCTGCAGCCAAACGCGATCATCGGCGTCCTCTTCCTCATGGCGGGCGTAGTCTTCCAGAAGCATATCTTTATGCTGATGCGGATCGACTACACCGAGCTCGGCGGGAAAGACTGGTTCTATCAGGCGTTCATGACCTTTGCATTCTGGTTTATCTCCTGGTCCACCATGCTCACCACCGTCCTGATGTGATCAGCCATGCGCATAGCGGTCGTCCACAAAGACAAGTGTCATTCCAAGAAGTGCGGAAAAGAGTGCATCATCTACTGCCCCAGAGTGCGGTCCGGCGACGAGACCGTCCTCCTCGACGAGGACGGCAAGGCCGTGATCTCCGAGGAACTCTGTGTCGGGTGCGGCATATGCGTGAAGAAGTGTCCGTTTGAAGCGATCGATATCGTGAACCTCCCCGAGGAACTCGAATACCCGACCCACCGGTACGGGCCGAACACCTTCGTGCTGTACGGCCTGCCCATCCCGGTGGAGGGGAAGGTGACCGGGATCCTGGGACCCAACGGTATCGGGAAGTCCACCTCTCTCCAGATCCTCTCCGGCCAGATCCGGCCGAACCTGGGGATCTTCGAGGAGACGGTTGCCTGGGACGAGATCCTGAAGCGGTTTGCCGGGACCGAACTCTTCGACTATCTCAAGCATATCTCGGGCAAGGAGATCAAGGTCGCGGTCAAGCCCCAATACGTCACCTATATCCCGAAGGCCTTCTCGGGGACGGTGCGGGAACTGCTCGCCTCCACCGACGAGCGAGGGGCGCTCGACCACCTGGTCGAGGATCTCACCCTCGGCTCGATCCTGGACCGGGAGATCAAGAACCTCTCGGGCGGCGAACTGCAGCGGGTGGCCATCGCCGCCTGTCTGGCCAGGGAGGCCGACTTCTACTTCCTCGACGAGATCACGCCGTACCTGGATATCTACCAGCGGATGGCGGCGGCGAACCTGATCCGGGAAGTGGCCGGGAACCGGCCGGTGGTGATCGTGGAGCACGACCTCGCGATCCTGGACATGCTCGCCGATACGGTGCATGTGGCGTACGGCAAACCGGCGGTCTTCGGCGTGATCACCGGGCCGAAGGGCGTGCGGGTCGGGATCAACGAGTACCTCGAAGGTTACCTGCCCGAGGAGAACGTGCGGTTCAGGGACTCGGCGGTGGTCTTCGAGAAGCGGGCCCATGCCGAGGAGACGATCCGGGAAGATCTCTTCTCCTTCCCCGAGATGACGAAGTCGTACGACCGGTTCACCCTCACGGTGAAGGGCGGCGAGGTGAAGAAGGGCGAGGTGCTCGGCCTCGTCGGGCCGAACGGGATCGGGAAGTCGACCTTCGCCAAACTTCTCGCCGGGGTGGAAGAGCCCGACGGCGGCCCGGTCGAGGGGAAGGTCACGATCTCGTACAAACCCCAGTACGTGAAGGCCGACTCGGCCGACACCGTGGAGTTCATGCTCAGGCAGATCACCCGGCGCTTCGACACCTCCTTCTACCAGCACGAGGTGATCGAGCCCCTCGGCCTCAAGCAGATCCTCCAGTCGCCGGTCAACACGCTCTCAGGCGGCGAACTGCAGCGGGTGGCCATCGCCGCCTGTCTCTCCAGGGACGCCGACCTCTACATCCTCGACGAACCGAGCGCCCACCTCGACGTGGAGCAGCGGATGGGCCTGACGAAGGTGCTCAAGCACCATGCCGAAGGGAAGGAGTGCGGGGTGATCGTCATCGATCACGACATCTATCTCATCGACATGATCTCTGAGCGTCTCGTGGTCTTCGACGGCAAGCCCGGTGTGGCGGGCGAGGCGAAGGGGCCGTTCTCGATGCGGGACGGCATGAACCTCTTCCTCTCCGAACTCGGCGTCACCTTCAGGCGGGACAAGACCGGGAGGCCCAGGATCAACAAGCCGGGCTCGTATCTCGACCGCGAGCAGCGCTCGCATGGCGAGTATTACTACGCCCTGCCTGATAGTGAGTGAACAGAGTGGTTCCAGAGAACGCTCATACTTTTTTTGGCATTGTAGAATTTTTCATGAGGGGAAAGCACGCCTCAAGCATACGTGATGAAAATATCATAGTGCAAGTCTCTGGGTGTGAGAGGATCCTTCTCCTCGTGACAGGGGAACGGCCAGAAATCAAGCATCGTGCCGCCCCTCGGCTATCTTCGTCCGTGGGGGGTCCGGGGGGTGCAACCCCCCGGCGCGAGACGACAGGGAAGTTTCTGCAATTGAGGGCGGCATGCCTGATCATTCCATCACACCTTCCCAAACATCGGTGCCGGGGGCGCTGCCCCCGGAACTCCCGGGATTGCAATTGAAGCGGGGAAGGCAGAGGAATGGCCGAGAAGGGTCTCGATCCGATTGATCGAGCACAGGATACTTCTGGAATATGCTTCATGGAAAAAATTTTTCATGCGGCATGCTTGAGGCGTGCGTTCGCTTCATGCCCGATTCAACAGAGCCGCCTCCCTTAGATTTTCTTCAGCCTGACAATAATAACGACCGGCTTCTCAGTGTCATCATCCGTTTCCTCGTAAAAACCATCCAGTACAAACCCGGCATCAAAGCATTGATGGAAGATATCCTGCAATGACCGGTGATAATAAAGCTGGAGAACCGGCTGTCCCCGGATTGCCACACCCTCGTGGGTGCAGGCGGTGCGGTACTGTTCTTCCGGCCTGACAAAACACGGGTGGTGAGTGGAGAAGACAAAGATACCGCCGGGCTTCAGCATATCATACATCCCGTGAAGCAACGGACCTATATCTGCTATATCCATGACCGCCATATTTGCGACCGCCTTGTCAAACGAGCGTTCCTGTGCCAGGGAAAGGATCTGGTTTTTATCCGTGGCGTCACAGGTATGAAATGAGATCTGCGCCGGATATGCAGAACGGCGGCGTTTTGCGTGTGCGACAAGTTTTTCGCTGTAATCGAATGCAACAACCTGTGCTCCTTTTTCTGCAAGCCTCTGGGAAAAATTACCGTTCCCGCAGGCAACGTCGAGAACCAGATCTCCTTCCCGAATATCAAGCAGGACTTCGGTATGCGGGCGTACTATAGAACAATGGAAAAAGTTGGAATCATCTCCCATCCGGGCATCCCAGTAGTCTGCATTTGTTTCCCAGCGATGCCTGCTTTCTTCTGTAGTATCAGGAAAGTTCTTCATTATTCTCACATTTTTTCAGGAGCCATGCCATGTTCTTCCCTGCGTCTTTTGCCCGCATCAGGCCTTCCTCATCTTCAAGAACCTCCCCGATCTCTCTTCCGACACCGACAACCGGGAATCCCGGCACTGTCATCCCGCCTATGAGCAGGAAATGCAGAAGGGTGTCAAGGGTATGGAACGTCCCGCTCCGCCGCACCGCGACCGCGGCCTGCGCCACCTTGCGCCGGTAGAGTCCACCGTTTGCCATGGACACCAGGCCTGCCCGGTCGATCAGGGCCTTCATCTCGGCGGTGACATCGGTGAAGTAGACCGGCGAACCGAGAATAATGCCGTCCGCTTCAACCATCCTGTCGATGCAGTCGTTGACACAATCATCATCAAAGACGCAATGCCCGTCCTTCTTCTCAAAGCATTTCATGCAGGCAGTGCATCCCCGTGCGACGCGTCCGCTGAGAGAGATCTCCTCGGTCTCGATCCCTTCTTTCCTGAGTTCTTCGAGCATCAGCCCGATAAGGATAGAGGTGTTCCCATTTTTTCGGGGGCTGCCGTTAAATGCAACGACTTTTGTCATCGTCAATTACCGTTTTCATTTTTGGAGTATCAGTTCTAATACATTGAGGCCGATTAAAGATTTAAATACAATTTTTTGGTGTAGTATCCCGCAATCATTTGACATCAGAGTTATATGCCGATGTGAGCAAACTCTCCGACCGGGATATCCGGGGTATCATTCGTCAATGGAAGGGGGGAAAACCTGTTCGTGATCTTGCCGATTACCATCACGTAAATCGGCAACGGATTTACCCGATTGTTTCATTTTATCGTGAGCATGGTTTTCCTCCCTGCAACCCCCCGGGAAAAATCCACCTCAATCCCGTCTGAGACTGAAGCCCTCGTGCTTACCGCCCACGAGATGTACTCTCTCGGACCAAACCACCTTGAAAAGAAAATTGAGAAAGAATATGGCGTCAATATTCCGCAAAATACGATCTATCGAATTCTTCTCACCCATGGGAGAGTGGTGATCTGTATGAGGAAGATGATTGCCCTGAACGGCCAGGACAGATGGCTCATCGCATTCATGGACAATTCTTCTCGTCTCATTACCTGTTTTCAAGGTTCCAAAGGGTAGCACCAAGAAGTTTAAATTAATAAAATGAGCACACATATTATACGTAGGATATTTCTCTACATTTCAACTGTATCAATTGCATTCGTTCTCATTTTAGCTTCGCTCTCAAGCGGTTGTACTGATACAGGAAAAACCGAGGAAGAAACCGTTATTGGAACGATCTTACATGACGATAACGGGACATATATCATACAGGTGGAAAACGGAACACGCTATGTTCCTGTGAATCTGGACGAAGAGTATCAGATCGATGGCATGGTGGTGGGCTTTCGAGGGATCACTCTGGAAAATGATAGCGTGGCAGAATCACCAGGTATTCCTATCGAAATTCACTATATAGGTACATATGTTCCGCCCGGAGCAAATGCCACACTCAAACTTGAGAAAAAGTTGCCGTGAGACAATCTCGTATCGTACTGCAGAACTCAACCGGCTGCCTGAAGAAACCATGGGAACGGGTGCATCCCTTTCCCTAACAAACAGTCTGCATCGGTCCCGATCGTGAGGGAAATGATCAGACATGCCGCCCTCAATCGTAGAATCTTCCCAACCGTCTCGCGCCGGGGGGCGGCACGATGCTCGATTTCTGTTCGCTCATCGAACGCAAGAAGAAGGATCAAGGATCGATCCATCCTCACAACGGAGAGCCACAAGAATTTTCATCACGGATGCTTGAGCCCGAGGCTCATGCCCGATTCAACAAAGCCCATATTTCCAGGAAGGGGGATCAGTATATCTGTGCAGGAGTATGAATCGAATTATATTGGTGTGTTGATATCATCATATCCACCAGAAGGGCGTCTGCAACCTTGAACAGTTCACCCTCAGGTAAGGTTTTGATGATGCGTTCCGCCTGATCGGGGGCACGGCCCGGTGAACTTCGCATGAGTATCCGGCTCCGCCTCTGCAATCTCAGAGAATAGGAGGTATGAAGATCCATGAAGGCCCAGAAATTGATCGTCCTTCTGCTTGCAATGCTCATCGCCGTGACGACGATGGTGTCGATGCTGGGCGCGGCGGGAGAAGGATTCGATGAACACGATCATGATGAGATGAACAAATCCACGGATGTTCCCGATCATTTCATCCCTCCGGAATATTTCAAGGACGCAAGACCTGCAACACCCCTGCCAGAATCAGAAATGATCTCTTTCATTCTCTCAGAAAAAACGCTCAACACATCGGCGCAGGATAAAAGAAACGGGATCATTGAACTCCCTGGTTCATCTCCATGTCAAGATCCCCGGTTCATGAAATACAGAGAACACCAGACTATATTCATCGAAACAAACATCAATCCCGATGATGCGGTAGTTCTGGTACGGATGCCAGAGAGCATGTACGAAAGATTCCTTGCCGATGCACAGAATAACACGATAACTTTACCCGCATCGCACTTCTGCATGTTTTACGATAACCTCACTGATCTCGATACCCATATCGCATGCAATGGGAGTGTTTTAACGGTACTTCCCGGGGAATCGGATGCGAACAAAAATACTACGATTCCCCCACCAATAGAAACCCCCTCCCAGTCAGGAGTTCTGGGATGACCTCTATGACTGGTATCACCCTGGCAGAAGGGACGATACTTTGAGATACGGTGCATCCCCTCACTCATGAGAAACCGGTGAGACCAATCCTACGCCTTCGCTCATCTCCACCTCACGACAATAAGAGGATCGTCACAGAAAGCACAAGTACTGTGGGTGCCATAGCCGGAACTGTGGATGACCTATGGCACCCCCTCACAAATCCCCACGTGTGATCTATCTCCTCGTCACCGCCCTCCTTGCAGGATGCGTCCTGCTGGGGGCGGCAATGCTCCTCTCACCGACTGAAGAAAAACAGGCGAGCGCAGAGATCGATATGAACGAGAGCGCGGCACGCTCGATCGTACGCGCCGAGATCCCTGCCGCAGAGATGCCAGTGGAAGGAAACCTCATGGACGACGCTCCTGAAGACCCGGTCTGGGAGTTTCAAGTCCGCTCGAAAGATCAGGGATCAGGAGTGATCGGGATCGACGCAAAAACCGGAGAAGTGTCGTACGCCTACGGCGAGATCGCGGATCGTGCGGGGGTGAATACCGGCATCAGTATGGAGAAGGCAGGAGAGATCGCTGGAAATCATCTCAGGGGCGAAGAGATCGAAGGCACCCTCACCGATCCCGATGTGTCGTACGAACCCCCGCACTTTGCCGGGGATATCGGACGCTACCGGGTCACCTATGTGCGGATGATCGACGGGATCCCCTCCTTTGACGGCGTCCGGATATTCATCGATCCAGAGGACGGCACGGTCCTGAAATATCATATCAATTGGGACCTCCCTGCGACGATCGAGACCGACCCGACCCCCACCCTCTCCGCCGCAGAGGCTACCGTGATCCTGACGACCGCCATGGAAGAGAAACGCGGGTCGAAGGGGATGACGATCCTCTCGACCGAATTATACTGGTATGAAGGGGACAGCGAGCAGATCTCTCTGGCCTGGAAGATCGAGTTCGAAGACGATTATGTCAGGCCTTATGACGCGGGCCCGGCGAGCGCCTGGCTCGACGCGCATACCGGCGAGGAACTCCTCCTCTGCTACTACTTAGACTGAAGAAATGAAGAGAGGGGCTCAGAGTCCCTCTTTCCCCGCCCAGTTCCAGGCGATGAACTCTCTGATCAGTTTTGCGGCGACGGCCGCCGTCTGACCGGCGTCGACCGGGCAGACCTCGACATAGTCGAAGCCCGACGCCCGTGCGGCAAAGGCGCGCACCACACTGCGGAGATCCCAGGTGGTGATCCCGAAGGGTTCGGGCGTCCCCAGGCCCGGGGTAAGACAGCAGTCGACGGCGTCGGCGTCGACGGAGAGGTACAGGCTCCGGTCGCCGATGATCTCCTTGATCTCCTCGATCACCGACGCAATCCCCCGTGCCCGCACCTCGTCGGCCGTATACATATGAAGCCGCTCCGACTCCTCGACGAGCTCGAACTCCTCGGCAGGTCCGCTCCGCGCCCCGATGACAAAGATGTCCTCGACGTCCAGGTCCATCACCCGGCGGGTCGCGCAGGCATGGTTCCATTTCGTCCCGCCGAACTCGTCGCGCAGGTCCAGGTGGGCGTCGCAGACGACATAGCACTGAGGCTTCACCGCCTTCACCGCACCGGGCGTGATCGTGTGCTCGCCGCCGATCATGACCGGGATCTTCCCGTCGGCGGCGATCATCGCCGCCGTCTCCTCCACCTGCCCGACCACCAGATCGGGGAGGGAGAGCGGTTCGAGATCGCCGAGATCGGTGACCGGCACCTCCCAGAGGTCGACGCCGACGCTCGGAAGATAGGTCTCGAAGTTGTACGACACGGCCCTAATCGCCCCGGGCGCCTCGCGCGATCCCGCGCGATATGACGACGTACCGTCATAAGGCACGCCGAAGACCACATACCGCGCATCGGTATATTCGGCCTCGGCGTCCGCAAAAAGGTTATTTAAGAATGCTTCCATGGGTATGCACCCCTGGTTCAGCCACAGGCCGCGAGGGCCGGCGGCAGGCTCAGAGGTCCAGTTTCCGCTTGTTGAGCGCCTCGATATACTGGATCTCCTGCCCGGCCTCAAGCTTGGAGACGACGTCCTCGGAGAGTTCGAGTTCGAACATCTCGAAGTCCTTGACGTCCATCAGCTGGACGGTGTTGCCGGCGACCGAGATGATCTGGGCCATCTTGCGCTCGACGATCGGCACATAGACCTTTGCCGAGACCGGCTGTACGATGGAGCGCTTCTGCCCGTCGAAGATCCCGACTACGTCGATACGTGCCTTTGCCGCACCGTGCTTCCCCGGCTTGGAGGTGGCGATCGTGAGAATCTTGCAGGGCTCATCATCGACCACAACGTACCTGCCTTCCTTTAATTTTCCAGTTTCAGTCTGTTCCTTCATTGAGTTCACGCTCGCAGTAGTAATTTATCTGAAAGGCAGTAAATAAATACAACGCACGAGCGTTTCCATGGACTTTATACGATGGTGCGAAGACCTGGCCGACAGGGTGGAGGATGCGGTCAGGGAGATCGCAGGCACGCCGGAAGGTGGAAGATATATCAAGATGGGCGCCGACGGCACCCCGACCGAGCGGATCGACCAGGTCGCGGAGGACTGCGTCGTGGCGGCCCTGCAGGAGGAACCGGTCTGTAAACGCCTGATATCCGAGGAACTCGGGCGCATGGAGGTCGGCGGAGAGAAGGGCACCATCTATCTCGATCCGGTCGACGGGACCTACAACGCGGTGCACGGGATCCCCTTCTACACCCTCTCGATCGGGTACGGCGAGGAGGGCGTCCTGAAGAAAGGGTTTATCAGAGACCTCTGCACTCACGAGACTTTCTGGGGTGAGATCGGCAAGGGCGCATATGTCAACGGTCGACCGTGCCGGGTCTCGAAGACCGCCTATCTCAAAGAAAGCGCGCTTTCGGTCTACGGACGCAAGTTCGACCCGAGCAGCGTCCTCCGCCTCGGCCAGCAGGTCCGGCGGTGGCGGCTCCTCGGGGCGTCCTCGCTCGAACTCGCCTACGTCGCCTGCGGACGGCTCGACGGGTTCGTGGACGTCAGGAACACCCTGCGGATCACCGACGCCGCCGCCGGGATCGTCCTCTGCCACGCGGCGGGCGGCACGGTCACTGACCTGGACGGCCAACCGATCACCTTCCCCGACGAGGTGAGCATGGGGCGTTGCCTCATCGCCACCAACGGCATCATCCATAACAAGGTCATCGAATATCTGAGGTAAAATACGTGAAAACACTCCTGATATCGCGGATCGATAAGCCCGAGGTGCTGGCCTACGCCGGCGAGGTGGAGCGTCTCCTCCTCTCGTACGGGTATCATGTGGCCCTCGAAGGGAGCACGGCCATCGCCATGGGGCGTGAAGAAGACGGGGAATGGCTCGACGAGACCGATGCCGATATCGTCGTCGCCATCGGCGGGGACGGGACGGTGCTCCTCGCGGTCCAGAAGATGAGACGGCAGATCCCGGTGATCGGGATCAACAAGGGGCATGTGGGCTTTCTCGCCGAACTCGAGTCCGGAGAGGTGCCGGCGTTCTTCCGCAACCTCCAGAGGCGGATGCGCCTGGAACTGCGGATGCGGATCGCCCTCAGCACCGATTCAGAGCATCTCGGCGAGGCTCTCAACGAGGCGGTGATCGTCACCGCACGCCCGGCCAAGATGCTCAGGTTCACCATCGTCATCGACGGCGTGGAGGTGGAGGAGTTCAGGGCCGACGGCCTCATCGTCGCCACGCCGACCGGTTCGACGGCCTATGCGATGAGCGGCGGCGGACCGATTGTCGACCCCAAATTCGACGGCTTCCTCCTGGTCCCCCTCGCCCCGTACATGCTCTCCTCCCGCCCGCACCTCATCGACAGCAGCCGCGACCTGAAGATCAGGCTGGAGAGCGCGAAACCGGCCCAGATCGTACTCGACGGCCGCGGCAGTGTCCCGATCGGCACCAACGTCGAACTCACGGTCAGGCGGGCCGAGAACCCGGCGGTCTTCATCGATGCCGGGAAAAATTTCTTCCTGAAGGTGCGTGAGAAACTCCATTCTCTCTAAGCCCATATTTTTCCTCCATACCCACATTTTTTATCTCCTGGATCAGAGTAGAAAGTGGAGGTAAACCCGATGGAAGACATAAGAACCACGATTGATTATGCCGCAGTCTCTGAGAGCCTGAAAACAAACCTTGGCCTCTCAGGTTCGCCGGTTGCGGTCAAGTTCGTCCGGACGGAGGAAGAGATCCCGGAGGGCGTCGGAGCGCTCGACGAAACCACCCGCCACTGCCAGATGGTCAGTCTGGCCAGGAAGGAAGGGAAGATCTTCTATGCAACCGTCGACAAGCACTCGTGCTCGGGCGGCGCCTGGGCCCTGGGGCTCAAGGACCTCACCCCGAGCCTGAAGAGCGGCGAGTTCTACTTCAAACTCGGCAAGTTCGACACCTGGGCGGCGTGCAAGCGGACCATCGACCAGATCCCGCACCTCGAGTCAGGGACGACCTATGCCACGATGTACGCCCCGCTCGAGAAGACGCCCTTCACCCCGACGGTCGTCCTCATCGTCGCCGAGGCCAGGGTAATGCTCAAACTCGCCCAGGCAGTGCTGTACAAACTCGGCGGCAGGGTCGAGGCGAACTTCTCCGGCATCCAGTCGGTCTGCGCCGACACCGCCGCCCAGACCTACCTTAACGGGAAGGTGAACTTCTCGCTCGGGTGCGACGGGTCCAGGAAGTTCTCCGGGATCGAGGACGGCGAGATGGTCATGGGCATCCCGGTCGAACTCCTGCCCGAGATCGCCGAGGCGCTCCCGATCGTCACCGGCGCACCTGGCTCGGTGAAGAAGTAAGGGGCCGGGGTTTTCCCGGTTTTAGAACTCTTTTTTTTTTTGGCTCTGTAGAATATTTCATGAGGCGAGATCACGCCTCAAGCATACGGGATGAAAATATCAGATCA
Encoded proteins:
- the rqcH gene encoding ribosome rescue protein RqcH codes for the protein MADQKGMSGIDVRAMTAELSAMLPLWVGKIYQYDTRTLGIRLNGEEGAKYHFFVEVGRRAHLVGSLPEAPKFPLSYAMLLRKHLDGGKVVEVGQYGLQRIFYIDVGKKGGTLRLVFELFDDGNIVLIGDDGMIIKPLWHHRFKDRAVVPGEPYALPEGTDCSGYDEEGFAAMLAASDRDLVRTLAVSCLLGGKYAEVICADAGLDKNMPAPEADAGAVYAAFHRTLATIEGDRHPVITDKGCWPVGGIGEEQKAFSTYNEALEAFYPMTAAEKKAEKKKPKLSREEVIRQQQEAAIKKFDGKVARAEKAIEAVYTNYTVVQEVIAVLDPASRERSWQEIEAVLKGSDLPAARVIAAVHPADAAVDLDLEGVRVKIYVHEGVETNLEHYYDQIKKFKKKKQGALDAMARGVPKKKEKPKETFTILKAKWFHRFRWFYTSDGVLVLGGRDASQNEELVKRYMEGKDTFVHADVHGGSVVIVKGETAHLEDEVAQFAASYSNAWKAGHFTADVYMARPDQVSKTPESGEYVARGAFIIRGERRYVRNVTLGAAIGVQFKPSVAVIGGPIAAVKERAEHVLELTPGTFGPNDVAKKAQRILKEQVGEDTWKNLRVALNTEAIAAFVPPGGTDIVGEE
- a CDS encoding ribosome biogenesis/translation initiation ATPase RLI, which produces MRIAVVHKDKCHSKKCGKECIIYCPRVRSGDETVLLDEDGKAVISEELCVGCGICVKKCPFEAIDIVNLPEELEYPTHRYGPNTFVLYGLPIPVEGKVTGILGPNGIGKSTSLQILSGQIRPNLGIFEETVAWDEILKRFAGTELFDYLKHISGKEIKVAVKPQYVTYIPKAFSGTVRELLASTDERGALDHLVEDLTLGSILDREIKNLSGGELQRVAIAACLAREADFYFLDEITPYLDIYQRMAAANLIREVAGNRPVVIVEHDLAILDMLADTVHVAYGKPAVFGVITGPKGVRVGINEYLEGYLPEENVRFRDSAVVFEKRAHAEETIREDLFSFPEMTKSYDRFTLTVKGGEVKKGEVLGLVGPNGIGKSTFAKLLAGVEEPDGGPVEGKVTISYKPQYVKADSADTVEFMLRQITRRFDTSFYQHEVIEPLGLKQILQSPVNTLSGGELQRVAIAACLSRDADLYILDEPSAHLDVEQRMGLTKVLKHHAEGKECGVIVIDHDIYLIDMISERLVVFDGKPGVAGEAKGPFSMRDGMNLFLSELGVTFRRDKTGRPRINKPGSYLDREQRSHGEYYYALPDSE
- a CDS encoding class I SAM-dependent methyltransferase, which codes for MKNFPDTTEESRHRWETNADYWDARMGDDSNFFHCSIVRPHTEVLLDIREGDLVLDVACGNGNFSQRLAEKGAQVVAFDYSEKLVAHAKRRRSAYPAQISFHTCDATDKNQILSLAQERSFDKAVANMAVMDIADIGPLLHGMYDMLKPGGIFVFSTHHPCFVRPEEQYRTACTHEGVAIRGQPVLQLYYHRSLQDIFHQCFDAGFVLDGFYEETDDDTEKPVVIIVRLKKI
- a CDS encoding flavodoxin family protein gives rise to the protein MTKVVAFNGSPRKNGNTSILIGLMLEELRKEGIETEEISLSGRVARGCTACMKCFEKKDGHCVFDDDCVNDCIDRMVEADGIILGSPVYFTDVTAEMKALIDRAGLVSMANGGLYRRKVAQAAVAVRRSGTFHTLDTLLHFLLIGGMTVPGFPVVGVGREIGEVLEDEEGLMRAKDAGKNMAWLLKKCENNEELS
- a CDS encoding PepSY domain-containing protein translates to MIYLLVTALLAGCVLLGAAMLLSPTEEKQASAEIDMNESAARSIVRAEIPAAEMPVEGNLMDDAPEDPVWEFQVRSKDQGSGVIGIDAKTGEVSYAYGEIADRAGVNTGISMEKAGEIAGNHLRGEEIEGTLTDPDVSYEPPHFAGDIGRYRVTYVRMIDGIPSFDGVRIFIDPEDGTVLKYHINWDLPATIETDPTPTLSAAEATVILTTAMEEKRGSKGMTILSTELYWYEGDSEQISLAWKIEFEDDYVRPYDAGPASAWLDAHTGEELLLCYYLD
- the speB gene encoding agmatinase, producing MEAFLNNLFADAEAEYTDARYVVFGVPYDGTSSYRAGSREAPGAIRAVSYNFETYLPSVGVDLWEVPVTDLGDLEPLSLPDLVVGQVEETAAMIAADGKIPVMIGGEHTITPGAVKAVKPQCYVVCDAHLDLRDEFGGTKWNHACATRRVMDLDVEDIFVIGARSGPAEEFELVEESERLHMYTADEVRARGIASVIEEIKEIIGDRSLYLSVDADAVDCCLTPGLGTPEPFGITTWDLRSVVRAFAARASGFDYVEVCPVDAGQTAAVAAKLIREFIAWNWAGKEGL
- a CDS encoding translation initiation factor IF-5A, giving the protein MKEQTETGKLKEGRYVVVDDEPCKILTIATSKPGKHGAAKARIDVVGIFDGQKRSIVQPVSAKVYVPIVERKMAQIISVAGNTVQLMDVKDFEMFELELSEDVVSKLEAGQEIQYIEALNKRKLDL
- a CDS encoding bifunctional fructose-bisphosphatase/inositol-phosphate phosphatase; this encodes MDFIRWCEDLADRVEDAVREIAGTPEGGRYIKMGADGTPTERIDQVAEDCVVAALQEEPVCKRLISEELGRMEVGGEKGTIYLDPVDGTYNAVHGIPFYTLSIGYGEEGVLKKGFIRDLCTHETFWGEIGKGAYVNGRPCRVSKTAYLKESALSVYGRKFDPSSVLRLGQQVRRWRLLGASSLELAYVACGRLDGFVDVRNTLRITDAAAGIVLCHAAGGTVTDLDGQPITFPDEVSMGRCLIATNGIIHNKVIEYLR